A genome region from Labilibaculum antarcticum includes the following:
- a CDS encoding TonB-dependent receptor domain-containing protein, which produces MNRLILLICLSFVIFAAKAEEPIVNPVMKGGVIKGIVMDNAMDIPVEYATVSVYTMADSSLIDGTITNEKGVFELTKLKPGKYFVEISFIGYNKAIVRNIPINQDRKLADLKIVSLRQSSEALNEVVVTSERVPVQYQIDKKVIPVSRQITAASGTAVDVLENVPSVSVDIEGNVSLRGNSNFTVLVDGKPSILDAADILQQMPASVIENIEIITNPSAKYDPEGTAGIINIITKKNTENGLNGVANLSVGSQDNRSGDILINYRKKKWNWNFGLDYSNRQYEGTSKTENRTMFNDVTSSVLSDGESKMKRSGYGIRTGFDFDVNDKNSISFGFRYGTRDMERGSVLDYQESNSSSPVITSYDSRDLWKKEMTFVNSNFTYVRKFTGKGHQWASQVSYSHRGSGDESSTNELFDSNGQVSGQIATEDGPGTRWEIRSDYTLPLGEDAKFEFGYQGQIRSSEADTEQEDYVVGSGYKPQPLYSHDVTYDRQVHGLYTTYASKIGKFGYQLGFRSEYTSREIDFKDELETFTIKRWDFFPTIHTQMDLGSDNQVMGSYTRRIQRPRGYYLEPFVTWTDAYNVRQGNPDLDPEYIDSYELGYMKRFGDQAISFETYYKVTHNKIERVRYPWEEQGNVMKSTNVNVGNDYSLGIEATFNLSFSTWLKNDLIGNFYHYKEEGDFTITNSANEDTYQDFSTESYNWSLRNNSTFILDPATRLQFTANYNSDTNWAQGKRKGFFTTSAAVKRDFMKRKLSATFQVRDIFGTAKHETLYEGDTFYNFSQFDHNSPTFNLKLSFKINNYKTKRERGSEGGVDVEEFEM; this is translated from the coding sequence ATGAATAGATTAATTCTTCTGATCTGCTTAAGCTTTGTAATATTCGCAGCAAAGGCAGAGGAACCGATTGTAAATCCGGTAATGAAAGGTGGCGTAATAAAAGGTATTGTAATGGACAATGCTATGGATATTCCCGTTGAATATGCAACTGTTTCGGTATACACTATGGCCGACTCAAGTCTTATTGACGGAACCATTACCAATGAAAAAGGTGTTTTTGAGCTCACAAAGCTAAAGCCAGGAAAATACTTTGTAGAGATCTCATTTATTGGTTACAACAAAGCAATCGTTCGAAATATCCCGATTAATCAAGATCGAAAATTGGCAGATTTAAAGATCGTGAGTCTTCGACAATCAAGCGAAGCATTAAATGAAGTCGTTGTAACTTCGGAACGTGTGCCTGTACAATATCAAATTGATAAAAAAGTAATCCCTGTTAGCAGGCAAATTACTGCAGCCAGTGGAACTGCCGTTGATGTTTTGGAAAATGTGCCATCTGTAAGTGTGGATATTGAAGGGAATGTGAGTCTTCGCGGAAATTCAAATTTTACAGTTTTGGTGGATGGAAAACCTTCTATTTTAGATGCGGCTGACATTTTGCAGCAAATGCCTGCCAGTGTGATTGAGAACATTGAAATAATCACAAACCCTTCGGCAAAATACGATCCGGAAGGAACGGCTGGAATTATCAATATTATCACCAAAAAGAATACAGAGAACGGATTGAATGGCGTTGCTAATTTATCGGTAGGAAGTCAGGACAATCGTAGCGGTGACATTTTAATTAATTACCGAAAAAAGAAGTGGAATTGGAATTTTGGTTTGGATTACAGCAACCGTCAGTATGAAGGAACAAGTAAAACAGAAAATAGAACCATGTTCAATGATGTTACCAGTTCTGTTTTATCTGATGGAGAATCTAAAATGAAACGTTCCGGTTATGGAATTCGAACAGGTTTCGACTTTGATGTGAATGATAAAAATTCAATTTCGTTTGGCTTTCGATACGGGACTAGAGACATGGAACGAGGTTCGGTTTTGGATTATCAGGAATCGAATAGTTCTAGTCCGGTAATAACCTCCTATGATAGTAGGGATCTTTGGAAGAAGGAAATGACCTTTGTGAATTCTAATTTCACCTACGTACGAAAATTTACTGGCAAAGGTCATCAGTGGGCTTCACAGGTAAGTTACTCACATCGTGGCAGTGGTGACGAAAGCTCTACAAACGAATTATTTGATAGTAATGGTCAAGTATCAGGTCAAATTGCGACAGAAGATGGTCCTGGAACCCGATGGGAGATCCGTTCCGATTATACATTGCCATTAGGAGAAGATGCCAAATTTGAGTTTGGTTATCAGGGACAAATTAGATCCAGCGAAGCGGATACAGAACAAGAAGATTATGTTGTGGGAAGCGGATACAAGCCTCAGCCGTTATATAGTCACGATGTAACTTACGATCGACAGGTGCATGGCTTGTATACAACTTATGCTTCTAAAATTGGAAAGTTTGGCTACCAGCTTGGTTTTAGATCTGAATATACCAGTCGGGAGATCGATTTTAAGGATGAGTTAGAAACTTTTACTATCAAGCGTTGGGATTTCTTTCCAACCATTCATACACAGATGGATTTGGGCTCTGACAATCAGGTAATGGGTAGCTATACCAGACGAATTCAGCGTCCCCGTGGCTATTATTTAGAACCATTTGTGACATGGACCGATGCATACAATGTTCGTCAGGGGAATCCCGATTTAGATCCGGAATATATTGATTCTTACGAGTTGGGTTATATGAAACGATTTGGTGATCAGGCTATTTCTTTCGAGACTTACTATAAAGTTACTCACAATAAAATTGAGCGGGTTAGATATCCTTGGGAAGAGCAAGGCAATGTAATGAAGAGTACCAATGTAAATGTTGGGAACGATTATTCTTTGGGTATCGAAGCAACATTCAATTTATCTTTTTCTACATGGTTAAAGAACGACTTAATTGGTAATTTTTATCATTACAAGGAAGAAGGTGATTTTACCATAACAAATTCGGCCAATGAGGATACTTATCAGGATTTCTCAACTGAAAGTTACAATTGGAGCTTACGGAATAATTCGACCTTTATATTGGATCCAGCAACGCGACTTCAGTTTACGGCTAATTATAATTCCGATACAAATTGGGCACAGGGAAAGCGCAAGGGGTTTTTTACAACTTCGGCAGCTGTAAAACGCGATTTCATGAAACGTAAACTATCTGCAACTTTCCAAGTTCGTGATATTTTTGGTACCGCAAAACATGAAACTTTATATGAAGGGGATACCTTTTACAACTTTAGCCAGTTTGATCACAATTCGCCAACATTTAATTTGAAGTTAAGCTTTAAAATTAACAACTATAAAACGAAGCGCGAAAGAGGATCAGAAGGCGGAGTAGATGTAGAAGAATTTGAAATGTAA
- a CDS encoding sulfite exporter TauE/SafE family protein, which translates to MHDITIIQIVLCSIVILSAAFIKGMTGFGFALLAIPFLSFIFPMQVLVPAMSLFNLITSLVILFKLREKIKAYYFIPMFIASLGGIPLGIYALEYVSSDTLRLITGILIILFSIQMLGKVKLAKRFLNFPIVFAGFISGILGSAISVGGPPLVIAMNRKGYSKERFRGVFAWFSTFSSFFTTVAFLMKGMIEMESVNLALFCLPILFFGSHFGSKFSGRIEPEKFRKIVIGINIITGSIIIITAFIN; encoded by the coding sequence ATGCATGACATTACCATAATTCAAATCGTTCTTTGCAGCATAGTTATTCTTTCGGCAGCATTTATAAAAGGGATGACAGGTTTTGGATTTGCATTACTTGCAATCCCTTTTCTTTCTTTTATTTTTCCAATGCAGGTATTGGTTCCTGCTATGAGTTTATTCAATTTAATTACCAGTTTGGTGATCTTATTTAAACTTCGGGAGAAAATAAAAGCCTACTATTTCATTCCCATGTTTATTGCCAGTTTGGGAGGAATTCCATTGGGTATTTATGCGCTCGAATATGTTAGCAGCGATACCTTGCGACTAATTACGGGTATTCTCATTATCCTTTTTTCGATTCAAATGTTAGGCAAAGTAAAATTGGCCAAACGCTTTTTAAATTTCCCGATTGTATTTGCCGGATTTATTAGTGGAATTCTCGGCAGCGCCATATCTGTTGGGGGTCCTCCTCTGGTAATTGCGATGAATCGTAAAGGCTATTCAAAAGAAAGGTTTCGAGGCGTATTTGCCTGGTTCAGTACTTTTTCCTCCTTTTTTACCACTGTCGCCTTTTTAATGAAAGGCATGATAGAAATGGAATCTGTTAATCTTGCTCTTTTCTGTCTTCCAATTCTATTTTTTGGTTCCCATTTCGGATCAAAATTTTCCGGGAGAATAGAACCTGAAAAATTCAGGAAAATAGTGATTGGAATTAATATCATCACCGGTTCTATCATTATTATCACCGCATTTATTAACTAA
- a CDS encoding MarC family protein encodes MNFNFLEIITSSMVLFAVIDIIGSIPIIVDLQKKGGKIEALKATLVALGVLIAFTFLGQKLLGLFGVDISSFAIAGSFILFIMGVEMALGIEIIKYDGPSGVSIVPIAFPLVAGAGSFTTVLALRAEYAMENLIAAIILNMIFVYIVLRSTDLVERVIGEGGIHILRKVFGIILLAISVKLFMTNVAIQIHTLFPFLKEAL; translated from the coding sequence ATGAATTTCAATTTTCTTGAGATTATCACTTCCTCAATGGTATTATTTGCAGTAATCGATATTATTGGATCTATTCCAATCATTGTGGATTTACAAAAAAAAGGAGGTAAAATTGAAGCTCTAAAAGCAACTCTTGTTGCACTTGGTGTTCTAATTGCCTTTACTTTTTTAGGTCAAAAACTTCTAGGACTATTCGGAGTTGACATCTCAAGTTTTGCAATTGCCGGTTCGTTTATTCTGTTTATAATGGGTGTGGAAATGGCTTTAGGAATCGAAATTATTAAATATGACGGCCCTAGTGGAGTTTCAATTGTTCCTATTGCGTTCCCATTAGTTGCCGGAGCAGGATCATTTACAACAGTTCTTGCATTGCGTGCCGAATATGCAATGGAAAACCTTATTGCTGCCATTATATTAAATATGATATTTGTTTACATCGTACTTCGATCAACTGATCTCGTTGAGCGCGTTATTGGCGAAGGAGGAATTCATATCCTACGTAAAGTGTTTGGAATTATACTTCTAGCCATTTCAGTAAAGCTGTTCATGACTAACGTAGCCATACAAATTCATACTTTATTCCCTTTCCTTAAGGAAGCTTTATAA
- a CDS encoding methionine-R-sulfoxide reductase, producing the protein MKRYIILIGLILFVSNNLLAQKAMTKDKYNVLTPDEKRVIIEKGTEYPGTGEHLNNKTKGVYTCKQCNAELYRSDSKFESNCGWPSFDDEIDGAVKHITDADGRRTEIVCANCNGHLGHAFTGEGFTQKNTRHCVNSISLNFTPTEEIKKK; encoded by the coding sequence ATGAAGAGATATATCATTTTAATTGGACTTATCCTTTTTGTAAGTAACAACCTATTAGCACAAAAAGCAATGACAAAAGATAAATACAACGTACTTACGCCAGACGAAAAGAGAGTAATTATTGAAAAAGGAACTGAATACCCTGGTACTGGCGAACATTTAAACAACAAAACCAAAGGTGTTTATACCTGCAAGCAATGCAATGCCGAGCTTTATCGATCGGACAGTAAGTTTGAATCGAATTGTGGCTGGCCTAGTTTCGATGATGAGATTGACGGCGCTGTGAAACACATTACTGATGCAGATGGCAGACGAACAGAAATTGTTTGCGCCAATTGCAATGGACACCTTGGCCATGCATTTACAGGAGAGGGATTTACTCAAAAAAACACTCGCCATTGTGTCAATAGCATCTCCCTAAATTTCACCCCAACAGAGGAGATTAAAAAGAAATAA
- a CDS encoding alpha/beta fold hydrolase has translation MRRRIRRVLFISGFAILLVIGIVSVLFQLFRAEFDHQKIMSEFHAQNIFPISEMITYEDDQIHTSYVGDLSKPKVLLIHGSPGYWFDFKNIFADKTLQEDYCIISYDRPGYGQTTVPVKKRLHDQAKVAATVLNHYGEPGEKFIVLGHSYGGAVLEQTILDYPAKISHAIYVAPCLSPEFQKAKWYNLMVSGGLANGVLPNELLNSNKEMMALEEDLGNNETRLHEIHIPTSYIQGKEDILVPYQTQAYYLQFHKNVNHILLDDLNHFVPWSAPELIVEAIKNANSSTYYSKF, from the coding sequence ATGAGGAGAAGGATTAGAAGGGTGTTGTTTATTTCAGGATTTGCCATTTTACTGGTTATCGGAATTGTAAGTGTATTATTTCAATTATTTAGAGCAGAATTCGACCATCAAAAAATAATGAGTGAATTTCATGCTCAAAATATTTTTCCGATCAGCGAAATGATTACTTACGAGGATGATCAGATTCATACTAGTTACGTTGGCGATTTATCAAAGCCCAAAGTTTTATTAATTCACGGATCTCCTGGTTATTGGTTCGATTTTAAGAATATTTTTGCAGATAAAACACTGCAAGAAGACTATTGCATTATTTCCTATGATCGACCTGGTTATGGGCAAACTACCGTTCCTGTAAAAAAACGTCTTCATGATCAGGCTAAAGTAGCAGCTACAGTTCTAAACCATTATGGAGAACCAGGTGAGAAATTTATAGTACTGGGCCATTCTTATGGTGGAGCCGTTTTGGAACAAACAATTCTCGATTATCCTGCCAAAATATCACATGCAATATATGTAGCTCCCTGTTTATCTCCCGAATTTCAAAAAGCAAAATGGTATAATCTCATGGTATCAGGAGGATTAGCAAATGGTGTATTACCCAATGAATTGCTAAACAGCAATAAAGAAATGATGGCTTTAGAAGAGGATTTGGGAAATAATGAAACAAGATTACACGAAATTCATATCCCCACAAGTTATATACAAGGCAAAGAGGATATATTGGTTCCTTATCAAACTCAAGCATACTATCTGCAGTTTCACAAGAACGTAAATCATATACTTCTCGATGATTTGAATCATTTTGTTCCATGGTCAGCTCCTGAACTAATTGTTGAGGCAATTAAAAATGCGAATTCATCTACTTATTACAGTAAATTTTGA
- a CDS encoding response regulator yields MNNIQNKLILVVEDEEFNRIYFEELLNQIHCNVLVANNGLEAIDICQKNDKIDLVLMDIKMPLMDGYQATKEIKKIRPNLPIIAQTAFALLGDKNKSLENGCDDYIAKPVKKDVLIQLIRKHLA; encoded by the coding sequence ATGAATAACATACAAAACAAACTTATACTGGTAGTTGAAGATGAAGAATTCAACAGAATCTATTTTGAAGAGTTACTAAATCAGATTCACTGTAATGTTTTAGTTGCTAACAATGGCCTTGAAGCCATCGATATTTGCCAGAAAAACGATAAGATTGACTTGGTACTTATGGATATCAAAATGCCTCTAATGGATGGATATCAGGCGACAAAAGAAATTAAAAAGATCAGACCCAACTTGCCAATTATAGCTCAAACGGCATTCGCCCTGCTTGGCGATAAAAATAAATCATTGGAAAATGGCTGTGATGATTACATCGCTAAACCCGTTAAAAAAGATGTTCTTATCCAACTAATTAGAAAACACTTAGCTTAA
- a CDS encoding chloramphenicol acetyltransferase, giving the protein MIEINIDNWERKAQYNFFKDFDDPFMGTTSNIECSQMYMKAKESNESFFIHYMHKALQVINEIPEFRLRILGEKVVQYPIINGTTTVFKHDKTFNFCYFKYIKNFNDFYIQTTNAIELAQKNELLVSKPMQDLIHVSVIPWRSFTSIKHPRIFKDSDSIPKLVFGKVFKTEEKYFMPVSVDAHHALMDGYHVSEFFNKFEVLLSEKQY; this is encoded by the coding sequence ATGATAGAAATTAATATTGACAATTGGGAGCGCAAAGCTCAGTATAATTTTTTCAAAGATTTTGATGATCCATTTATGGGCACAACATCCAATATTGAATGCTCGCAGATGTATATGAAAGCTAAAGAATCTAATGAATCGTTTTTCATTCATTACATGCACAAAGCATTACAGGTTATTAATGAAATACCCGAATTTAGATTGAGAATACTAGGCGAAAAAGTTGTTCAATATCCAATTATCAATGGAACAACAACGGTTTTCAAACACGATAAAACATTTAATTTCTGTTATTTTAAATACATCAAGAACTTTAACGATTTTTATATTCAGACTACGAACGCCATCGAATTAGCACAAAAAAATGAATTATTAGTTTCCAAACCAATGCAGGATCTTATCCATGTCTCGGTTATTCCGTGGCGCAGTTTTACCTCTATTAAGCACCCTCGAATATTTAAAGATTCCGACTCAATACCTAAATTAGTATTTGGGAAAGTATTTAAAACTGAAGAGAAGTATTTTATGCCAGTTAGTGTTGATGCCCATCATGCATTAATGGATGGGTATCATGTTAGTGAATTCTTTAATAAATTTGAAGTGTTATTGTCAGAAAAACAATACTGA
- a CDS encoding putative signal transducing protein, which translates to MTDGTELTCVFVGSLVDVKYYKERLDELAISSLLKDDFSSGTIVGIGGVPNSVELLVAEEDAEKARACIDELQKG; encoded by the coding sequence ATGACAGACGGAACTGAATTAACTTGCGTATTTGTAGGATCATTAGTCGACGTTAAATATTATAAGGAAAGACTAGATGAATTAGCAATCTCTTCATTGTTGAAAGATGATTTCAGTTCGGGAACTATTGTTGGAATAGGCGGTGTTCCTAATTCGGTGGAATTATTAGTTGCAGAAGAAGATGCAGAAAAGGCACGTGCTTGCATTGATGAATTACAAAAAGGATAA
- a CDS encoding transporter yields the protein MKKVALIAVAVLISGWLTAQEKVDMVTDRPDQTESASLISVKGLQIESGFSFEKYNSEINNTTYNSTLVRYGLFEKMELRLGLAYLGRDVSLLGASFNESGFAPIVVGAKFHLMEEGDGIPKLAFMSTFTIPKSGNKAFENKYMGADFRVAGEYSLNDAMSFGANLGVAWSGAEYGNYATGIYTAVIGMSLSEKLGAFAELYGFLPKEGKNDHRWDAGLTYAVNEDLQLDFSTGVGLSKVSPDFFVSLGLSIRMP from the coding sequence ATGAAAAAAGTAGCATTAATAGCTGTTGCTGTTCTAATCTCAGGGTGGTTAACTGCTCAGGAAAAGGTGGATATGGTAACTGATCGTCCAGATCAAACAGAATCTGCAAGTCTGATTTCAGTAAAGGGCCTGCAAATAGAATCAGGATTTTCATTTGAAAAATATAATTCTGAAATCAACAATACAACTTACAATTCAACATTGGTTCGATATGGTCTATTTGAGAAAATGGAACTTCGTTTGGGATTGGCCTATTTAGGTAGGGATGTTTCTTTGTTAGGTGCTAGCTTTAATGAAAGTGGATTTGCTCCAATAGTTGTTGGTGCAAAATTTCATTTGATGGAAGAAGGCGATGGTATACCAAAATTAGCATTCATGTCAACCTTCACGATTCCAAAATCTGGAAATAAAGCTTTTGAAAATAAATATATGGGTGCTGATTTTCGTGTTGCTGGAGAATATTCATTAAATGATGCAATGTCTTTTGGAGCAAATCTTGGAGTGGCCTGGAGTGGTGCAGAGTATGGGAATTATGCAACTGGAATTTACACTGCCGTTATTGGAATGAGTTTATCGGAAAAGCTAGGTGCTTTTGCCGAGTTATACGGTTTTCTTCCTAAAGAAGGGAAAAATGATCATCGTTGGGATGCTGGATTAACCTATGCTGTAAATGAGGACTTACAGCTCGATTTTTCAACTGGAGTAGGATTAAGTAAGGTTTCTCCTGATTTTTTTGTTAGCTTAGGCTTATCAATTAGAATGCCTTAA
- the rarD gene encoding EamA family transporter RarD — MENTKNATMGYVYALQAFLTWGILPIFWKLLSDVSALEILAHRIFWSFVFLIILLILTRQKNVWSLLRQKKTRKSLIISSLLIGLNWGLFIYAVNTKQIVEASLGYYINPIVNVILGMIVLNEKLDKLKYIAVFIASAAVIYLTIDYGKFPWISIILACSFGLYGLTKKTAGIEAIPSLAVETLILAPFALGYILYKMWIGSGALFTGSISTSIYLMLTGIVTSLPLYWFAKGALRIPLSALGFMQYIAPTLMLLIGVLIYNEPFRHEQFIAFGLIWIALTLYTTSIIRNTRKKIKAELKSNLQRQN; from the coding sequence ATGGAGAATACAAAAAATGCCACAATGGGATATGTATATGCCCTTCAAGCCTTTTTAACTTGGGGAATACTGCCTATATTCTGGAAACTTCTGTCAGATGTTTCTGCATTGGAAATATTGGCTCATCGTATTTTTTGGTCATTTGTTTTTCTGATAATTCTTTTGATACTGACCCGACAAAAAAATGTATGGAGTTTGCTACGACAAAAGAAAACTCGTAAAAGTCTAATTATATCATCACTGCTAATTGGTTTGAATTGGGGATTATTCATTTATGCCGTAAATACCAAGCAAATCGTTGAGGCGAGTTTAGGCTATTACATCAATCCTATTGTAAACGTAATACTTGGGATGATTGTTCTTAACGAAAAGTTGGATAAGCTAAAATACATTGCGGTATTTATAGCATCGGCAGCCGTTATTTACCTGACAATTGATTACGGGAAATTCCCTTGGATTTCAATTATTTTAGCCTGCTCTTTTGGTTTATATGGCTTAACAAAAAAGACTGCGGGAATTGAAGCGATACCCTCGCTAGCAGTTGAAACACTGATTTTGGCACCATTTGCATTGGGATATATCCTTTATAAAATGTGGATTGGTAGCGGAGCTTTATTTACCGGTAGCATATCAACCTCAATCTATTTGATGCTAACGGGAATTGTAACCAGTCTGCCTTTATATTGGTTTGCAAAAGGAGCACTACGTATTCCGCTATCAGCTTTAGGATTTATGCAATACATTGCGCCTACCCTAATGCTGTTAATTGGTGTACTGATTTATAATGAACCATTTAGACATGAACAATTTATTGCCTTTGGTTTGATATGGATTGCCTTAACTCTGTACACAACATCTATAATTCGAAATACAAGAAAAAAAATCAAAGCAGAACTGAAATCAAATCTGCAAAGGCAAAATTAA